The Methanobrevibacter sp. region TACCGCAAATGTCTTTAAAATAGTTTTATCCATAATTTCACCAGTTTTCAAGTTGTAACACTTTATATACAATTATGTTTCTGTAAAAAATCATTTTTATAATTATCTCTATTTATAGAAACTTTGATTTTTGTAATGAATATGGGTATAATGCATTAATGACACCATTTGTATGGATGTTTATTAAAAACTATGAGAATTTAAGGAACTTTATCATTAACACTAAATCAATTTCATCATTGATTCAATTAGAATACTCAGCATTTTCAGAAGCTACTGTACCAATATGTACTTTTGTATTATCTAATTTTGATGAAAATTATATTGGCACATACCTAAAATTATCTGAATTTGCTGGAGGAATGGAAATTCAAAAAGAAAAGGTTCTAGATGCAACAACAGTGCATACTAATTATAAATTTTATTCAGATACAAAAAAATACAACACTATACCATTATACCCTATTGCATACTGGGCGGATGAAACAGTAGTTACTCCTTTTAATAAAGGCCATTTACTAGAAGAAGAAACTTCAATTAAAGTCGGTTTACAAACAGGAGATGTTAATAGATTTATTCGCTTTTGGTTTGAAGTAAATTTTAATAATATTGAATTTAATTGTAAAAGTTGCGAAGAAACTAGATATATTAATAAAAAATGGTTCCCCCACAACAAAGGAGGAAATTATCGAAAATGGTATGGAAATAATTATCATGTAGTGAATTGGGAGAATAATGGTTTTGAAATAAAGAATAATCGGAATAAAAATGGAAAATTAAAATCAAGACCTCAAAATTCTGATTTTTATTTTAAAAAAGGATTAACATATTCATCATTATCCTCTGGAAAAATATCATTTAGGTATAATAGTGAGGGATTTATATTTGATACTAAAGGATCAAAATGTTTCATTAATAATGAAAAGGATTTTGAATACATTTTTGCATTTTTAAATAATGATATTACTATGATTTTCCTATCCTTTTTAGCTCCAACTCTAGATTTTAATGTTGGGTCATTAAAAAAATTACCAATACTATTTGATAACACATATAATGAAGAAATTTATAACTTAGTTCATGAAAATATTAAGATTACTAAAGAAGAATGGGACGATTATGAAATAAGTTGGGATTTTAAAACCCATCCATTATTAAAATTTAAAGAAAAATCTATAGAACGTTCCTTTAACAATCGAAAGCAACATAATTTAAATATGTTTGAAAGTTTAAAACATAACGAAGAAAGATTAAATGAAATTTTTTCTATAATCTATTCAATTAATTTTGATACAAATATTAAAGATAAATATGTGTCAATTAAAAAAGTAAATGATGAAAATGATGTTAAATCTTTTATTTCATATGCAATTGGATGTATGTTTGGCCGTTATTCTTTAGACAAAGAAGGATTACAATTTACAGGGGGAAATTTCAACAAAAATAATTATCAGATATTCGAGGCTGATAATGATAATATTATTCCAGTATTAGATTCAGAATATTTTGAAGATGATATTGTGGGACAATTTGTTGAATTTGTAAAAACCTGCTTTGGAGAAGAAACCTTAGAAGAAAACTTAGATTTTATAGCTAATTCATTATCTAAAAATAAAAAACCATCAAGAGAAATCATTAGATATTATCTCTTAAACGAATTCTACGAAAACCATATTAAAATATATCAAAATTGCCCTATATACTGGCAATTCTCAAGCGGTAAACAAAACGGTTTCAATTGCCTGGTTTACATGCACAGGTACGAACCATCTTTAGTAGCTAGAATCAGAACAGATTACTTACACAAAACTCAAAAAGCAATAGAACAGAGAATAGCTAACACTGACAATATCATTAACAACTCTACATCAAAACAAGAGGTTGCTAATGCAACTAAGGAAAAAGCCAAGCTTCAAAAGCAATTAAAAGAAACTCAAGAATACGATGAAGTTCTAGCACATATTGCAAATCAGAATATTGAAATTGACTTGGACGACGGAGTCAAAGTTAACTATGCAAAATTCCAGAATATTGAAATTAAAAAAGAAGGTTCCAAAACTAAAAAGGCAAACCTTCTTAAAAAGATTTAAATAATGTTGTATTCTTTTCCAGATAAAAAGACATTAATTATTATATTAAATTCTTGTTTTTTTATCTCTGGACCTTTATTTTCATAAATCATCACATTTTTCATTGCGGATTTGTAGATTTCCTTTAGTTTTTTAGGATTGGTTTTAATATAAGTTTCATGAACTTCATTTTTGCTACGTCCCTGTAAACTATCAATATACTCAGCAGAAAGGCCAATATTTGATGCATGAAACTTACGCAGCGTATGTGATCTAAAGAAACGGTATTTTCCTTTAAATCCCCAGTCCATTTTATCATTGATTTCTTGAAAACGAGTTAATAATAACGATGAGGTGAAATCAAATAAGTGATCTTCTAATTTTAAGTTCTCACGTGTTTTTAAATATTTAACAATTGCTGAGCTGGCTTCTGGAGAGCAAAACGTATAATAGTATTTATCGGTCTTAATTCTTTTCAAATAAAAAGTCGGAACAACATTTGTTTTCTTATCAAGAGTTTCTAGGATAAATTCAATTGATCCTCCATGATGATATTCCTGTGTGCCTTGTATAAAATGCTCAACCGTTAATGATAATGTTTCTGCTTTTGCAGTTCCTGAACTGGACATGAAAAGTATCACTGCTTTTATGTCAATTGGTGAAATAAGTAACGCTTCACGTATATGTTCACGTGTGGGCAAGTCCAAATAATTTGTCTCATAAATCCTATCATATTTAGTTTGAGGTAAATGAGGCAGTTCAAACTCAAAGTGCAAGTAAAACGTTTTTACTTTTGAGAAATATGTTTTTGAAGTATTGGGAGATAATTTACTATTTAGCAAATTAGTTCTAAAGTCAATTAATCTCTTTTTTATTTTTCTATCCTTAAGAGGGATTCTTTCATTTTCCTCAAATCGTGCTTCAGCGAATAAATCTTCAATTATCTCACCGTTAAAATCTTCATATAATTTTAAAGCTGAATCATAACCTTTACGGGTACTTGATTTGATATTTCTATCTCTGCAAAATTTTTGAAATAATCTATTAGAATTCATAGGATTACTTTAATTATTATTTAAAAGAAATTTTAGTAAAATAAAATACAAATTAATAGGAGATGGTGTATATTTTGTGGTTTTTTCCAATATTATTTTATTAATATTATAAACAGTGCTTAAAAGCGAATTTCTAAAATTCATAAAAATAAAAAAAGAGTTCATTTCATGATTTCAAGAATTATTTAAGTTTAAATATTTTTTTATAAGCACTAACAGTATCTAACAATTTATCTTTATAATTATAGATATCATTTATATTATTAATTGGCATTATTTCGCCAATTCTAGAGCCATACTTATCCTTATCCATAGAATCAAAAAACGCAATAGCCAAATTATCTAAATCATTAAAATACAACCTACATATTGTATAATTTTTATTGTCATCAAAGAAAATTGCACAATAACTTTTTCTATCTTTCATTGTAATTTTATCTGGATTTATAATCTCACTTACAATTGCTCTTACAATGTAAAATCCTTGAATTTCCTCTTCAGTTGTAATAATTTCAGATGAACCTAATTCATAATCATTTTCAAAAACGTCTTTCAATTCGTCTTTGATTATTTTATGGAAATATTTCATCTGTTTTTTATCTAAATTTCCGGAATATATTTTTTTAGCAAACACTCTTATTAATTCATCACTAGGATACCTTATTTCATTTAATAAAATATTATGGATTTCATGCCTGTATTTTAACTCTTCAACATGTTCTAAAATTTTTTCTTGTGAAAACCTAGATTTTGTAAATAATTTTAAAGATTCAATTTTTTCATCAGTTAATTTTCTCAAATCAACTTCTAAAAATGGGTTTTGATCCATTCTTCCAGGATTTTTAGAGTCAGTGAAAAACTGATAAACAATTCCATTAGTTAAAACAACAAATTTAACATCACTTACACTGAAATACCTATATAACTGACTTAAATGATTGGAATTGAGTTTAGTGTTAGCAGATTTGCATTCAATTAATATTTTAACTTCATTATCAATAAAAACCGCCAAATCTATTTTTTCTCTTTTTCGAACCCCCGTATCTGCAACATATTCTGCTTTCAGTTCATGAGGATTTTCAACATCATATTCTAAAATTTTTAAAAAAGGCAAAACTAAAGAAATTTTAGTTGTCTCTTCAGTTGAGATTCCTCTCTTTTTATTAGTTATATTTTTAGAAAAATCCAGAATCTGATTTTCAAATGTCATCATTACTCATTTTGTCATTACTTAGTATAATTATTTATTCAAAATCTGGCGGGTCATACTCTCCGTAGTCATCCTCTTCATATCCCCCGCCATCATAGTCGTAATCGTCATGGTCTTCCAGGCCATCAAAATCATAGTCATGATCATTTTCATAATAATCATATGAATCCATACCGAATAATGGATAGACCATATCATCAGTATTATTTTTATCATCAGCAGGAGGAGCGGAAGGCTGCAGCAGAGAGGATTTTGAAATATTGCTTACACCATATTTAATGCTTTTATACATGTGCAGTGCAATGTTCTTGTCTTTTGCCATGATTAATATGTTGTCATGGGTTGTATCATTTCCGGTTACAATAACAAAACAGTCCAGTTCCTTATTTTCATAAAACACGACACCGTCTTCCATTGTTGAAATGTTTGTGCTTTTCATTTTTTCAAACATGGCAGCAACGCTTATTCCGCCTGCAAGGGACAGTTCTTCTTGACTGTTCCAGCTGATTTCCTGAACGTCGTGTTCCGCATCCAGGTAGTATTTGATTCCAAGATCATCATTGAAAAATTTGGAATTGTCAGAAAACGGAACTTCCATTGTTGTTGCATTGCTTATAGCTATCGTTTGATATTGAATCTGAAAATTATACGCTGTAAAAGCTATTCCCGCTGCTAAAATTATTATTATTGCTATTAAAATCCCTATTATGATTTTTTTGTTTTTCTCCATCCACATCATCACTTGTTAGTTTTACCTCACATCAATAGTATCTGTTATTTTATCCTGCAGTTATGCCGTCAGAAGTCTTTAAAACTTCATCCGGCACTTGAGCGTTTATTCTGCAGTTCCTTTCAATTGCTTGGTTCTTTGTAAAATTGCATATTCCATTCTGTTGTTGAATTCGTTTTCATCTTTGTAACTTTTATACATTATATACAATGCATAAATTCCCAATGTGATTACACTAAGAATCCAGATAATGATCATCTTTCCAACTTTGCCGTTTAAACCGTAAAAGAGGCCTGCTACAAAAATACTTGACCACCAATATTTCTTCTC contains the following coding sequences:
- a CDS encoding integrase; the protein is MNSNRLFQKFCRDRNIKSSTRKGYDSALKLYEDFNGEIIEDLFAEARFEENERIPLKDRKIKKRLIDFRTNLLNSKLSPNTSKTYFSKVKTFYLHFEFELPHLPQTKYDRIYETNYLDLPTREHIREALLISPIDIKAVILFMSSSGTAKAETLSLTVEHFIQGTQEYHHGGSIEFILETLDKKTNVVPTFYLKRIKTDKYYYTFCSPEASSAIVKYLKTRENLKLEDHLFDFTSSLLLTRFQEINDKMDWGFKGKYRFFRSHTLRKFHASNIGLSAEYIDSLQGRSKNEVHETYIKTNPKKLKEIYKSAMKNVMIYENKGPEIKKQEFNIIINVFLSGKEYNII
- a CDS encoding DUF4234 domain-containing protein, which produces MIFDDELNMLEQEIANAQDIDELNYLRTTNEKKYWWSSIFVAGLFYGLNGKVGKMIIIWILSVITLGIYALYIMYKSYKDENEFNNRMEYAILQRTKQLKGTAE
- the pglX gene encoding BREX-1 system adenine-specific DNA-methyltransferase PglX, coding for MYRNFDFCNEYGYNALMTPFVWMFIKNYENLRNFIINTKSISSLIQLEYSAFSEATVPICTFVLSNFDENYIGTYLKLSEFAGGMEIQKEKVLDATTVHTNYKFYSDTKKYNTIPLYPIAYWADETVVTPFNKGHLLEEETSIKVGLQTGDVNRFIRFWFEVNFNNIEFNCKSCEETRYINKKWFPHNKGGNYRKWYGNNYHVVNWENNGFEIKNNRNKNGKLKSRPQNSDFYFKKGLTYSSLSSGKISFRYNSEGFIFDTKGSKCFINNEKDFEYIFAFLNNDITMIFLSFLAPTLDFNVGSLKKLPILFDNTYNEEIYNLVHENIKITKEEWDDYEISWDFKTHPLLKFKEKSIERSFNNRKQHNLNMFESLKHNEERLNEIFSIIYSINFDTNIKDKYVSIKKVNDENDVKSFISYAIGCMFGRYSLDKEGLQFTGGNFNKNNYQIFEADNDNIIPVLDSEYFEDDIVGQFVEFVKTCFGEETLEENLDFIANSLSKNKKPSREIIRYYLLNEFYENHIKIYQNCPIYWQFSSGKQNGFNCLVYMHRYEPSLVARIRTDYLHKTQKAIEQRIANTDNIINNSTSKQEVANATKEKAKLQKQLKETQEYDEVLAHIANQNIEIDLDDGVKVNYAKFQNIEIKKEGSKTKKANLLKKI
- a CDS encoding type I restriction enzyme HsdR N-terminal domain-containing protein, which translates into the protein MTFENQILDFSKNITNKKRGISTEETTKISLVLPFLKILEYDVENPHELKAEYVADTGVRKREKIDLAVFIDNEVKILIECKSANTKLNSNHLSQLYRYFSVSDVKFVVLTNGIVYQFFTDSKNPGRMDQNPFLEVDLRKLTDEKIESLKLFTKSRFSQEKILEHVEELKYRHEIHNILLNEIRYPSDELIRVFAKKIYSGNLDKKQMKYFHKIIKDELKDVFENDYELGSSEIITTEEEIQGFYIVRAIVSEIINPDKITMKDRKSYCAIFFDDNKNYTICRLYFNDLDNLAIAFFDSMDKDKYGSRIGEIMPINNINDIYNYKDKLLDTVSAYKKIFKLK